TCTTCGCCTGCGAGGCGATCGCGAATGCCGCCAAGCACGCCCCCCGAGCAGAGGTGAGCGTGCTGCTGACCGCCGACGAGCTGCTTCGCGTCTCGGTGGTGGACAGCGGCCCGGGCGGAGCCCGCTTCGCCGCCGGCCATGGCCTGGCCGGGATGCGCGAGCGACTGGCCGCGGTCGGCGGCGAACTGACCATCTCGAGCCCAATGGGCGGCCCGACGCAGGTACTGGCGTCCATACCGTTGTTGCTGCAGCGAGGAGAACCGGGAGTGACGCTGTGACCACCGTGGCGATCGCGGACGACTCCGCACTGCTGCGCGAGGGCTTGGCCGGGTTGCTGGAGCGCCAAGGATTCGAGATCGTGGCCCAGGAATCCCGCGCGGACGCTCTGCGGCAAACCGTGCAGCAGCTTGCCGAGCAGGGCCGGTTGCCGCAGCTACTGATCACCGACGTCCGGATGCCGCCGACGATGGCCAATGACGGTCTCCAAGCGGCGCTCGACATGAAGACGGCCTACCCCGCACTGTCGGTGCTCGTGGTGAGCCAATATGTTGCCCCGGTGTATGCGCAGCAGCTGTTCGCGCTGCCTGCCGCCCCGGACTCGGGTGGCTCGGGCTATCTGTTGAAGGACCGGGTGTCCCAGGTTGCCGATTTCATCGGCACGCTGCGCGTGGTGTGCGCGGGTGGCATGGTGATCGACCCCGAGGTGGCGCGAGCAATGATGCGCGCCAGCCGATCGGGGCTCGGCGAACTGAGCCCTCGCGAATTCGAGGTGCTCGAACTGATGGCTCGTGGTCTGTCCAATGGCCAGATCGCTGCCGAACTGGTGCTGTCGAACGCCGCAGTCGCCAAACACGTCTCCAATATCTTCATGAAACTCGGGCTGACCCCGGACGAAGAAAACCGTCGCGTCCGGGCAATTCTGGCTTTTCTGGCCGACGACCATGGTCCGCTGATCTGACCGGACCGGTCGTGTTTCCATTGTGTTTCGCCTCGCAGTTCCGGCAGAAAGACCGCCGAAGTCGGCCTAGCATCGCGGCGTCGGCCAAGTATCACGGTCGCGACCATGGAGGACACGTAACCATGCACATCTCTCACAGGAGTCGCGCCAGCGCGGCTAGGACCGGAGCCCTGATCACGCTTCTGCTCGGGTTCATCGGTATGACGTTCGGCGTCTCCGCGCTCCAAGCACATGCGGAGGGGCCCGTCGAAGGCCAGACGTTCGTGATCGCGACCGACACAACGTTTGCGCCATTCGAATTCCGGGATGCATCGGGCGACATGACCGGCATCGACATGGATCTGATCCGAGAAATCGCACAGCGAAAAGGCTTCAACGTCGACATCCAGGCTCTCGGCTTCGACGCCGCATTGCAGGCCGTCACCTCGGGCCAGGCCGACGGTGTCATCGCCGGCATGTCGATCACCGACGCGCGCAAGGAGGTCTTCGACTTCTCGGCGCCCTACTTCTCCTCGGGTGTGCAGATGGCCGTGCGGGCCGATGACTCCTCGATCACCAGCTATGAGGATCTGAGGGGCAAGACCGTCGTCGCGAAGACCGGTGCCGAGGGTCTCTCCTTCGCCCAGTCGATCGCCGACCAGTACGGATTCACCGTCAAGGCCCTGGGCAGCGCCGACACGATGTATGCCGAGGTCGCCAGCGGCAACGCAGCCGCCGTCTTCGACGACTATCCCGTGCTTGCCTATGGGATCGCGCAGGGCAACGGGCTCAAGGTCGTGACCCCCAAGGAGCAGGGTTCGAGCTACGGTTTCGCCGTCTTGAAGGGCTCCAACGCCGAACTGCTCCAGGCGTTCAACGAGGGCCTGAGCGAGATGAAGGCCGACGGCTCCTATCACGCACTGCTGACCAAGTACCTCGGCAGTAACGCCCCTGCTGATGACGCCCAGGTCGAGGGTGTGCAGGGCAAGACCTTCGTCATCGCCACCGACACCACGTTCGCGCCATTCGAATACCGCAACGAGTCGGGCGAAATGACCGGTATCGACATCGATCTGATCAATGAGATCGCGCGACGTCAGGGATTCAGCGTCGACATCAGAGCTCTTGGCTTCGACGCGGCGCTGCAGGCGGTCACCTCGGGCCAAGCCGACGGTGTCATTGCCGGCATGTCGATCACCGATGCCCGCAAGGAGGTCTTCGACTTCTC
The Brooklawnia propionicigenes DNA segment above includes these coding regions:
- a CDS encoding response regulator transcription factor, with the translated sequence MTTVAIADDSALLREGLAGLLERQGFEIVAQESRADALRQTVQQLAEQGRLPQLLITDVRMPPTMANDGLQAALDMKTAYPALSVLVVSQYVAPVYAQQLFALPAAPDSGGSGYLLKDRVSQVADFIGTLRVVCAGGMVIDPEVARAMMRASRSGLGELSPREFEVLELMARGLSNGQIAAELVLSNAAVAKHVSNIFMKLGLTPDEENRRVRAILAFLADDHGPLI